gggaaggaggcagggccGCGTCCAGAGGGTGAATTCCAGCCTGCGCCAAGGCCTAGAGGTCGGGGAGCCTTGTGTGTTGAGGCCGGGCGCACGGAGCCATCGAAGAGCCTGTGTGAGGAATCGTGGGGGACAAGGCCCCAGGGTGCCCAGCTCGAGCTGTGCGAGGCTTGAGGGCCGGGCCTCTGCCTGTGGGTCCCGTACAGCCAGGGCTCTCAGCTGGCACTGACACGGGAACAAAAAGTGTCCTGCTCGTTTGGGAACACAAGGATGGAAGGAGACAGACTGCTTCTCGCCAAATGGAGAAGGGGGGAGGTGGCTGACCGAGGGGAAAGCCTATGAGGAAATGAGATTGTTTTTACAGCTCgaaaaaacagaggctcagaaacaTTATCCAACTGGTCCAAAGACACCTAGCTAGTAAGAGGTCgagtccttccttctttcttgaaaATCTAGTCCTGGGGCCTCTCCAGTCACATTGTGAACCCTGTTGCGCCTCCCTCGGGCAGCggacaggagcaggtgtgggTTTCAGGAAGCTTGTCCTCCGGCTTTCCCGCCAGGCTCTCCGCATCCTGAAGTTAACGAGGGCAAAAGGAGGGGTGGCGGGTCCCCAGGGGTTAATTACAGAGCACAGAGGGCCTGGGGAATGCTGGGGCAAGGACCATGTCACAGAGAAGCTGTTTCCATCTCCATTTGTCCTGACGTGTGTCTCCTGTGGAAAAGCGGGAACTGCGGGCAGTGAAGAGGGGAGGGCAGaactctcctgtgttttcttcctgtCTCACCTGAGGGCCATGTTTCATCCTCTCTGTGGAGCTGGTctgggagagcaggggagagcaGGGGACAGACAGAACATGGCTGAGCCCCGGCCTCATCTCCACACAGCTGAGCAGCAAGCTGTCCCAGAAGGGAAGGCCGGGGTGGCTTCTGGGCTCTGACACGTGGCTTTCGTGGCATGCTGTCTGGGTCAGGTCTCAGCTACCCTCTGCAGGGACAGAAGACGTCTGATCATGCTCAGTGCCACACAGTCTCCAAGGCATTTCTGTTGGACGCTGTATAACGTCCAGACCACTATTTCCCTGGATGGTGGGAAGTGCTGTGGAAAGGGGCGGTTGGGCCGGCTTCCCTAGGGACAATTGCTTGGATTCAAGGTGTGTCACCGCATGGCGCCGGGCCCGGTGCTGGGTGTGCGCTGGGGGCTGAGACCGTCCGTGTTGGGGACTCAGCTGAGAGTCACCCTGAGGCTGTCTTCCCGGGTTGTGGTGGCGCCCTGCGGTGGTGATGCAGGGCTATTTGGGGTCGCTGACCTGTCCCTTTCCCTTGAAGAAGATGAAGGAGACCAGCATTGATGACCTGATGAAGAGCTTGGACAAGAACAGTGACCAGGAAATCGACTTCAAGGAGTACTCGGTGTTCCTCACCACACTGTGCATGGCCTACAACGACTTCTTCCTGGAGGACAGGAAATGACCAgggctcagcccctccccctggtctCCGCAGTCTCTCTCACAGCTCCCCTCTGGCCACTTGCCCTCGCCTCCCTTCTGGATGGACCCTGCTTCCGCCTTCCCTTCCAGCATGGCAAATAAAGGTTTTCCATTCCTGGCTGGTTTTGAGGATGTCTTGTCCCCCTTGCctaggggtggtggtgggggcggggcacgGGAGAACGCCTCCTCGAGTGGGCTGAGGGCCTCCGGGATTTAGGGTCCTGGGCTTCGTCCCTTCCTCGGTGTGGATGTCACTGAACTTCCTGGGCTTAGTTTTGCCCTTCCGGAAAATGGGGCAGTTGGGCCAGGCTTTCCCCTGCCTCGCAGAGAAAGCTAAGAGGAAGCGCTCTGACAGGGCAGAGGAGGTGCGGGCGCTGGGGGAGGCTCTCGAGGGCGGCGGCGGACAAGCCAGTCTGAGGCCACGGGAGGCCTCCTCGCCGGCCTCCTTTCCCCACTTCCCCCAGAGAGGGGGGCtagcccgccccgccccaccccagtcCTCTGTGGGGTCCGGGGCTTCCGGCTGTCTTCACTCCCCTCTGCGGCTCGGGAGAGGGTCTGGAAACCGTTTCCACCGGAGCGTACGGAGCTCCGGAGGGCGCAGCGCTCACACCGCCGGGCAGGAGGCCGCGGGCGGAATTCCAGGCTGgggtgtggggcgggggagggggcgagcGGGGGAGGGGACGGGCTGCGCCGGGGAGGGAGGGTTGTGAGTTGTGAGGGTGGCGGTAGGAATTCGTTATTGCGGAGGGGTGGGTGTTCCAGATGTCCCTTGAATCCCAGGTTACAGACCACTGGCCGCTCCCCCTCCATCCGGGGTTGTCCCCAAACACCCTCTAgggagcccccccgcccccgccgtggGCCGGGGAGCTGGCCGGGAGCTCGGTGTCCCTGGCTGGCAACGGTCTCCCCTGGGATCCCCGTTCCGTGCCGGGAACCGGAACAGCCCGAGGCTGGCGCCCTGCGGGCCTGGACGGGGCGGGCCTGAGGGCGGCGCGGAGGGCGCGGTGGGGCTGGCccggggtgtggtggggggggaggttggctccgggaggcggcggcggcggaggggtGCTCGGGGCGGGGTAAGGGGGGGCTCTGACTCGCCCGGCCTCCGCCCCGCGGCCGCTAAAAGGCGCGCTGGCCGCCGCCCCGCGGGTCCGCGGACGCTCTCCCGGCCGAGCGGTGAGTCCTCGAGGGCCCGCCCGCCCTGGGGTGAATCGGCCCCGGGCGGCAGGTGGCTCCCCCGAGTGCACCCCGGGCTGCGGGAGGGTGTGTCCCGGGTGTGcggtccccctcctcctccccgacCTCTGGAGCCCCCGTGGCTGGCTCTCGGCCGTGGTCCGGCTGCTGCTTGGCCACCTCTCTCCTCTGGGCCTTcgggtctgcctctccctcccgccAAGCCCCGAGCCGACTCCCGCTGGTGACACCGGTGCGGTGCGGCTGGGGACAGAGCTCTCGGGGAATGTGAATGTAGGCGGGTGGGGCCCTTCGGCACTGACCAGCCTTTCCGCCCCCAGCTCTGAGCCCAGCGCCCAGCCATGGCGTGCCCCCTGGACCAGGCCATTGGCCTCCTCGTGGCTATCTTCCATAAGTACTCGGGCAGGGAAGGCGATAAGAGCACTCTGAGCAAGAAGGAGCTGAAGGAGCTGATCCAGAAGGAGCTCACCATCGGCGCGGTGAGTAAGGCCGCTCCC
This portion of the Mustela lutreola isolate mMusLut2 chromosome 14, mMusLut2.pri, whole genome shotgun sequence genome encodes:
- the S100A5 gene encoding protein S100-A5 isoform X1 — encoded protein: METPLEKALTTMVTTFHKYSGREGSKLTLSRRELKELIRKELCLGEKMKETSIDDLMKSLDKNSDQEIDFKEYSVFLTTLCMAYNDFFLEDRK
- the S100A5 gene encoding protein S100-A5 isoform X2, with product METPLEKALTTMVTTFHKYSGREGSKLTLSRRELKELIRKELCLGEMKETSIDDLMKSLDKNSDQEIDFKEYSVFLTTLCMAYNDFFLEDRK
- the S100A6 gene encoding protein S100-A6, producing MACPLDQAIGLLVAIFHKYSGREGDKSTLSKKELKELIQKELTIGAKLQDADIAKLMEDLDRNKDQVVNFQEYVTFLGALALIYNDALKG